The following proteins are co-located in the Dietzia timorensis genome:
- the menD gene encoding 2-succinyl-5-enolpyruvyl-6-hydroxy-3-cyclohexene-1-carboxylic-acid synthase, with protein MTSANPSTAQSRIVVDELLRHGVRDVVLCPGSRSAGVAFALAAAAAEERVRLHVRIDERSAGFLALGLSLDSDLPVPVVVTSGTAVANLHPAIIEAHESCVQVIAVTANRPPSLWGSGANQTIEQHRAFGQHAPTAHMPLARDLAEAPRWRSLVGRAMHLSQDPAPGPVQLDLPFVEPLVPGEGDEDDTAAFLGAGEGEAANPWITRLMTSDAATPAASARPGPGQAAPAAHFDGLDFGPATRTLVIAGSDAGELGPLAGLPTFAEPGAAVPRHSVHPLAVPALSPDRVIVVGRPTLHRPVNTLLSRQGVEVFAIRGRSHLYYNPSGAAQTQLPALPAPRSGAAEWQAGEEWLAEASNANTKARQAVHAELRKSADGEVPPTGMDVASAVMRGLAQGDALFVGASNPIRDVSLVDALPGGVRVYSNRGASGIDGNVSTATGIALSRDGGTASGRTVALVGDLTFLHDIGALLVGPGEPRPADLTIVVANDSGGGIFSLLEQGDERFATHFERVFGTPHHADLAALCAGYGIAYAAPEIGELPGLLAGGAGGVRVLEVRTSRRGLRERHRRIGGR; from the coding sequence ATGACTTCCGCAAACCCCTCCACCGCCCAGTCGCGCATCGTCGTCGACGAACTCCTGCGCCACGGGGTGCGCGATGTCGTGCTGTGCCCGGGCTCGCGCAGCGCGGGCGTCGCGTTCGCGCTCGCCGCGGCGGCGGCGGAGGAGCGGGTGCGGCTGCACGTGCGGATCGACGAGCGCAGCGCGGGCTTTCTTGCTCTCGGTCTCTCCCTTGACTCGGACCTGCCGGTGCCGGTCGTCGTCACCAGCGGCACCGCCGTGGCGAACCTGCACCCGGCGATCATCGAGGCGCACGAGTCGTGTGTGCAGGTCATCGCGGTCACCGCGAACCGCCCGCCCTCGCTGTGGGGCAGCGGCGCGAACCAGACCATCGAGCAGCACCGCGCCTTCGGCCAGCACGCGCCGACGGCGCACATGCCGCTCGCGCGCGACCTCGCCGAGGCGCCACGCTGGCGTTCGCTCGTCGGCCGCGCGATGCACCTGTCGCAGGATCCGGCGCCCGGCCCCGTGCAGCTCGACCTGCCCTTCGTCGAGCCGCTCGTGCCCGGCGAGGGCGACGAGGACGACACCGCCGCATTCTTGGGCGCCGGCGAGGGCGAGGCCGCCAATCCATGGATCACCCGCTTGATGACGTCGGACGCCGCAACCCCCGCGGCCTCCGCGCGCCCCGGCCCGGGGCAGGCGGCCCCGGCCGCCCACTTCGACGGCCTCGACTTCGGGCCCGCGACGCGCACGCTCGTCATTGCCGGCTCCGATGCCGGAGAGCTCGGCCCTCTCGCCGGCCTCCCGACGTTCGCCGAGCCCGGTGCGGCCGTGCCGCGCCACTCCGTGCACCCACTCGCCGTGCCCGCGCTGTCGCCGGACCGCGTGATCGTCGTCGGCCGGCCCACCCTCCACCGGCCGGTGAACACGCTGCTGTCCAGGCAAGGGGTGGAGGTGTTCGCCATCCGCGGGCGTTCGCACCTGTATTACAACCCCTCGGGCGCAGCGCAGACCCAGTTGCCGGCGCTGCCTGCGCCCCGGTCCGGTGCCGCCGAATGGCAGGCCGGCGAGGAGTGGCTCGCCGAGGCGTCGAACGCGAACACGAAAGCCCGACAGGCGGTACACGCCGAATTGCGGAAATCAGCGGACGGGGAGGTGCCGCCGACGGGGATGGACGTGGCCTCCGCCGTCATGCGCGGATTGGCGCAGGGGGACGCGCTATTCGTCGGCGCATCGAACCCCATCCGCGACGTCTCGCTCGTCGACGCCCTGCCCGGCGGGGTGCGGGTCTACTCGAACCGCGGCGCCTCCGGCATCGACGGCAACGTCTCGACCGCGACGGGGATCGCGCTGTCTCGCGACGGCGGGACGGCGAGCGGCCGGACGGTCGCGCTCGTCGGCGATCTCACGTTCCTCCACGACATCGGCGCGCTGCTCGTCGGCCCGGGGGAGCCGCGCCCCGCGGACCTCACCATCGTCGTCGCCAACGATTCGGGCGGAGGCATCTTCTCCCTCCTAGAACAGGGCGATGAACGGTTCGCCACGCACTTCGAGCGGGTCTTCGGCACCCCGCACCACGCCGACCTCGCCGCGCTGTGCGCCGGCTACGGCATCGCGTACGCGGCGCCGGAGATCGGCGAGCTCCCCGGGCTACTCGCCGGTGGCGCGGGCGGTGTGCGCGTGCTCGAGGTGCGCACCTCGCGCCGCGGGCTACGGGAACGCCACCGCCGCATCGGGGGCCGGTGA
- a CDS encoding polyprenyl synthetase family protein — MSSSAPANSGSGAASVVAGVDIGDPELAAALREDLASVEDLLVSRIESGEKFLSDIALHLVKAGGKRFRPLLTVMAGHLGPHRDPESIVAAGVACEMVHLATLYHDDVMDEADVRRGVESANSAWTNSMAILAGDFLFAHGSMLVAQLGPRAVELIAGTFSELVTGQMRETVGRLGVARIDAQAAQGTDSPDENEVAARAADPVDHYVRVIWEKTGSLIATAARFGGIYSGLDDAQIEALGRYGDAVGVAFQIADDIIDISSASSDSGKVPGTDLREGVPTLPIIYVLEGTDPGEARLRELVSAPIDDDADVAEAISLLADSAGMQQAKDKLAEYVRAAESELDTLPAGPANDALRALVNFTVSRVG, encoded by the coding sequence ATGTCGAGTAGTGCGCCCGCTAATTCCGGGTCAGGCGCGGCAAGCGTCGTCGCCGGCGTGGATATCGGCGACCCGGAGCTCGCTGCCGCGCTGCGCGAAGACCTCGCTTCCGTCGAAGATCTGCTCGTCTCACGCATCGAATCGGGCGAGAAGTTCCTCTCCGACATCGCGCTGCACCTGGTCAAGGCCGGTGGCAAGCGCTTCCGCCCGCTGCTCACGGTGATGGCCGGCCACCTCGGCCCCCACCGCGATCCGGAATCCATTGTCGCCGCAGGCGTGGCGTGCGAGATGGTGCACCTTGCCACCCTGTATCACGACGACGTGATGGACGAGGCCGACGTGCGCCGCGGCGTCGAGTCGGCGAACTCTGCGTGGACGAACTCGATGGCCATCCTCGCGGGCGACTTCCTTTTCGCCCACGGCTCGATGCTCGTGGCGCAGCTCGGCCCGCGCGCGGTCGAGCTCATCGCGGGGACGTTCTCGGAGCTGGTCACGGGACAGATGCGCGAGACCGTCGGACGTCTCGGCGTCGCCCGAATCGACGCGCAGGCCGCGCAGGGCACGGACTCGCCGGACGAGAACGAGGTCGCCGCGCGCGCCGCCGATCCCGTCGACCACTATGTGCGGGTCATCTGGGAGAAGACGGGTTCGCTCATCGCGACCGCCGCCCGTTTCGGCGGCATCTACTCTGGCCTGGACGACGCGCAAATCGAGGCGCTCGGCCGCTATGGCGACGCCGTGGGCGTGGCGTTCCAGATCGCCGACGACATCATCGACATCTCCTCGGCGAGCAGCGACTCCGGCAAGGTCCCTGGTACCGACCTGCGCGAAGGCGTCCCGACGCTGCCGATCATCTACGTCCTCGAGGGCACCGATCCGGGCGAGGCGCGCCTGCGCGAGCTGGTTTCCGCGCCCATCGACGATGACGCCGACGTTGCCGAAGCAATCAGCCTGCTCGCCGATTCGGCGGGCATGCAACAGGCGAAAGACAAGCTCGCCGAGTACGTCCGTGCCGCCGAATCCGAGCTCGACACGCTTCCGGCGGGCCCGGCCAACGATGCGCTCCGGGCGCTGGTGAACTTCACGGTCTCCCGCGTCGGCTAA
- a CDS encoding trimeric intracellular cation channel family protein, with protein sequence MVSSELLVLLLDLAGTVAFAVYGALSAIRYTRLDLVGVLVLGSVTAMGGGAMRDAILGATPVNAVSDWRYPAAALFGALITFFAARWLARLEPAIVVFDALGLGFFAVSGAGTALAFGASPVGAVLLGMLTAVGGGTVRDIMLSRIPSILYQDLYATSALVGALIVVVCEEFGLDELVPATVAVLTAITIRLVAWRWKISAPGVPWRDSISGAD encoded by the coding sequence ATGGTGTCCTCCGAGCTCCTCGTCCTGCTGCTCGACCTGGCGGGGACCGTCGCGTTCGCCGTGTATGGCGCACTGTCCGCGATCCGCTACACGCGGCTGGATCTCGTCGGCGTGCTCGTCCTGGGCTCGGTGACGGCGATGGGCGGTGGCGCCATGCGCGACGCGATCCTCGGAGCGACGCCGGTCAACGCGGTGTCCGATTGGCGCTACCCCGCCGCCGCCCTCTTCGGCGCGCTGATCACGTTCTTTGCCGCGCGGTGGCTCGCCCGCCTCGAACCGGCGATCGTGGTCTTCGACGCCCTCGGCCTCGGCTTCTTCGCAGTCTCCGGTGCGGGGACGGCGCTCGCGTTCGGGGCTTCGCCCGTGGGGGCCGTGCTGCTCGGGATGCTCACCGCGGTGGGCGGAGGGACCGTGCGGGACATCATGCTCAGCCGCATCCCCTCGATCCTGTACCAGGATCTCTACGCAACGTCCGCGCTGGTCGGAGCGTTGATCGTCGTCGTGTGCGAGGAGTTCGGCCTCGACGAGCTCGTCCCGGCTACGGTGGCTGTGCTCACGGCGATCACCATCCGCCTCGTGGCGTGGCGGTGGAAGATCTCGGCGCCCGGTGTGCCGTGGCGTGATTCGATTTCGGGTGCCGACTAG
- a CDS encoding IS1249 family transposase yields the protein MAQNHPACPICGHTMKRNGTTGAGTTRWRCRSCGSSSTKHRPDRRLDARFRWFIDYLTGTGSLDQVAADHGISRRTLNRYFHTFWYVQVPVPADRFRVYDQLFIDGTYTAAGCLLVAATRTHVVAWHWARRENIQAYRTLLEHMAPPLMVVIDGGQGAATAIAKQWPRTIVQRCLVHAQRNVRRHTTSRPRTDAGRAIYQLALQLTRITTVEQATEWIVHLNDFGRIYKHWLNEKTPPPPGKTGAWTFTHDRTRKAYNSLLYLHRHKLLFRYLDPPPGAIAPELITATTNTLEGGINAGIKVHAFAHRGQAAEHQRLMCEWWLYLKTEAPDDPLQIARGQQWGKNALAKAQALTHNENLADHETGRPALYDNAIEWSNSQGIQKGWIH from the coding sequence ATGGCCCAAAATCACCCCGCATGCCCGATATGTGGTCACACGATGAAACGCAACGGCACAACAGGCGCCGGCACGACCAGATGGCGATGCCGATCGTGTGGATCCTCTTCGACCAAACACCGCCCCGATCGGCGGCTCGATGCTCGTTTCCGCTGGTTCATCGATTACCTCACCGGAACCGGCTCTCTCGACCAGGTTGCGGCCGACCACGGAATTTCCAGGCGCACCCTCAATCGCTATTTCCACACGTTCTGGTACGTCCAAGTCCCGGTCCCCGCCGACCGTTTCCGCGTCTATGACCAGCTATTTATCGACGGAACCTATACCGCAGCCGGGTGCCTGCTGGTGGCCGCGACCCGCACACACGTTGTGGCCTGGCACTGGGCCCGCCGTGAAAATATCCAGGCCTACCGCACCTTGCTCGAACATATGGCCCCACCACTGATGGTCGTCATCGACGGCGGCCAAGGCGCTGCCACCGCGATCGCCAAGCAATGGCCTCGCACGATCGTGCAACGCTGCCTGGTCCATGCCCAACGCAACGTCCGCCGCCACACCACCAGCAGGCCACGAACCGACGCCGGTCGAGCGATCTACCAACTTGCCCTGCAACTGACCCGCATCACGACCGTGGAACAGGCCACCGAATGGATCGTCCACCTCAACGACTTCGGACGGATCTACAAACACTGGCTCAACGAAAAGACCCCGCCACCTCCAGGTAAGACCGGCGCGTGGACCTTCACCCACGACCGAACCCGGAAAGCGTATAACAGCCTGCTCTACCTGCACAGACACAAACTGTTATTTCGCTATCTCGACCCGCCACCGGGCGCGATAGCCCCCGAACTCATCACAGCAACCACGAACACTCTCGAGGGCGGCATCAATGCCGGGATCAAAGTCCACGCCTTCGCCCACCGCGGACAAGCCGCCGAACACCAACGCCTGATGTGCGAATGGTGGCTCTATCTCAAAACCGAAGCCCCTGACGACCCGCTACAGATCGCCAGAGGCCAACAGTGGGGCAAGAACGCACTCGCCAAAGCACAAGCCCTCACCCACAACGAGAACCTCGCCGACCACGAAACCGGACGACCAGCCCTCTACGACAACGCTATCGAATGGTCCAACTCCCAAGGCATCCAAAAAGGATGGATCCACTAA
- a CDS encoding DUF3592 domain-containing protein, with amino-acid sequence MAASVRRRRKRRPARIVQIVAATLGIFIVVGAGLLAASVVIDDVRIDADRATATALVTDVSPRRAAISFTTETGQHVRPPEGVFYPTGLAEGQRIQVDYRRANPSLVRVSGRSWTVAAWPIASVVILGGGPCLLAYLGAGRVLRRSGAGGRSGERSGADSHDEAHEDTHGTRDVNPGRQDVT; translated from the coding sequence ATGGCCGCCTCGGTCCGCCGGCGCCGCAAGCGCAGGCCCGCGCGCATCGTCCAGATCGTCGCCGCGACGCTCGGGATCTTCATCGTCGTCGGCGCCGGATTGCTTGCAGCGTCGGTGGTGATCGACGACGTGCGCATCGACGCCGACCGCGCGACCGCTACCGCTTTGGTCACCGATGTGTCCCCGCGTCGCGCGGCCATTTCGTTCACCACCGAGACCGGGCAGCACGTGCGCCCGCCCGAGGGGGTCTTCTATCCCACCGGGCTCGCCGAGGGGCAGCGCATTCAGGTCGATTACCGCCGCGCCAATCCGTCGCTGGTCCGAGTATCGGGGAGATCATGGACCGTCGCCGCGTGGCCCATCGCCTCCGTCGTCATACTCGGTGGTGGTCCGTGCCTGCTCGCGTACCTGGGGGCCGGGCGGGTACTGCGGCGCTCCGGGGCGGGCGGTCGATCCGGCGAACGGTCCGGCGCTGATTCTCACGACGAGGCGCACGAGGACACCCATGGGACACGAGACGTTAACCCGGGTCGCCAAGATGTCACCTAA
- a CDS encoding glycosyltransferase family 4 protein — MRIAIVAESFLPNVNGVTNSVLRVLEYARRHGHECLVIAPRAEVGLIEGATTAVRANPYVQALSPLLTAESVHYGDRDHYLGYPIHRVTAVRVPGISSLPVAAPSPSVYAALKMFDADVVHLASPFSLGAAGAAAAKALGVPCVAVYQTDVAGFSESYGYSMLSEAVWAWIRTVHASCARTLAPSTAAMEDLAAHHIPRLHRWGRGVDAEGFNPSKRREELHNFWSPQGRPVVGFVGRLAPEKHVERLQALADRSGPGGDIQLVIVGDGPERGALERAMPHAVFTGALGGAELHAAYATMDVFCHAGEFETFCQAIQEAHASGVPVVGPRAGGPRDLVQDGINGFLLAPSEYAARVSTTVDEILTDLPRYRLAARDTVAERTWDSLCEPLMEHYEAVGARSRRVVRPWAFEPLAPRTWISRRRAPLAAL, encoded by the coding sequence GTGCGTATCGCAATCGTTGCCGAGTCGTTCCTTCCCAACGTCAATGGGGTCACCAACTCCGTGCTGCGTGTGCTCGAATACGCGCGGCGGCACGGGCACGAATGCCTTGTCATCGCGCCACGCGCCGAGGTCGGGCTGATCGAGGGCGCCACCACCGCCGTGCGGGCGAATCCGTACGTGCAGGCGCTCAGTCCCTTGTTGACGGCGGAGTCCGTGCATTACGGGGACCGCGACCACTACCTCGGCTATCCGATCCACCGCGTGACGGCTGTGCGAGTGCCGGGGATCTCCTCGCTCCCGGTGGCCGCGCCGAGCCCGAGCGTCTACGCCGCGCTCAAGATGTTCGACGCGGACGTGGTGCACCTCGCCTCGCCGTTCTCCCTCGGCGCCGCCGGCGCGGCGGCCGCGAAGGCCCTCGGCGTGCCGTGCGTCGCCGTGTACCAGACCGATGTCGCCGGATTCTCCGAGTCCTACGGGTACTCCATGCTCTCGGAGGCCGTGTGGGCGTGGATCCGGACAGTGCACGCCTCCTGCGCGCGGACCCTCGCGCCGTCGACGGCCGCGATGGAGGATCTCGCCGCGCATCACATTCCGCGCCTGCACCGTTGGGGCCGCGGGGTCGACGCGGAAGGATTCAACCCGTCCAAGCGCCGCGAGGAACTGCACAACTTCTGGTCCCCGCAGGGGCGCCCGGTCGTCGGTTTCGTCGGACGGCTCGCCCCGGAGAAGCATGTCGAGCGGCTGCAGGCACTGGCCGACCGTTCGGGACCCGGCGGCGACATCCAGCTGGTCATCGTCGGTGACGGGCCGGAGCGCGGCGCGCTCGAACGCGCGATGCCGCATGCCGTATTCACTGGCGCGCTCGGCGGGGCCGAGCTCCACGCCGCGTACGCGACGATGGACGTGTTCTGCCACGCCGGCGAGTTCGAGACGTTCTGTCAGGCCATCCAGGAGGCGCACGCCTCCGGCGTTCCCGTCGTGGGCCCGCGCGCAGGCGGACCGCGCGACCTCGTGCAGGACGGGATCAACGGCTTCCTGCTCGCGCCGAGCGAGTACGCCGCGCGGGTCTCCACGACGGTCGACGAGATCCTTACCGACCTGCCGCGCTACCGGCTCGCCGCGCGCGACACCGTCGCCGAGCGCACCTGGGACTCGCTGTGCGAGCCGCTCATGGAGCACTACGAGGCGGTTGGCGCTCGCTCGCGGCGCGTCGTCCGCCCGTGGGCGTTCGAGCCGCTCGCCCCGCGGACCTGGATTTCACGCCGACGCGCCCCACTCGCAGCGCTCTAA
- a CDS encoding DJ-1/PfpI family protein yields MAKKIVILSTDFGTERDEITVPLRKLRESGNDVTVATPSGEDVQTFLHDRDRDVAVPTDTKVADLSGEFDVVVLPGGTLNADAARVDEGIRTLVKKQADAGRTIAAICHAPWVLVDAGLAKNKNLTSVGNIRADMINAGATWHDEPVVTCETGGWPLITSRTPDDLDAFVEAIEKA; encoded by the coding sequence ATGGCCAAGAAGATCGTTATCCTTTCCACCGATTTCGGCACCGAGCGCGACGAGATCACGGTCCCGCTACGCAAGCTGCGCGAGTCCGGCAACGACGTGACGGTCGCGACGCCGTCCGGCGAAGACGTACAGACCTTCCTCCACGACAGAGACCGCGACGTCGCCGTGCCCACCGATACCAAGGTCGCGGACCTGAGCGGCGAGTTCGATGTGGTCGTGCTCCCCGGTGGCACGCTCAATGCCGATGCCGCGCGCGTCGATGAGGGCATCCGCACGCTGGTCAAGAAACAGGCGGACGCGGGCCGCACCATTGCCGCCATCTGCCACGCCCCGTGGGTGTTGGTCGACGCGGGGCTCGCGAAGAACAAGAACCTCACCTCGGTCGGCAACATCCGAGCCGACATGATCAACGCCGGTGCAACGTGGCACGACGAGCCCGTCGTCACATGCGAGACCGGGGGCTGGCCGCTCATCACCTCGCGAACCCCGGACGATCTCGACGCATTCGTCGAAGCTATCGAGAAGGCGTAG
- a CDS encoding geranylgeranyl reductase family protein, giving the protein MEGVSETAENAPRPTPENHAPPAECDVLIVGAGPAGSAAATWLARRGIDVVLADRAPLGRDKTCGDGLTPRAMAEMRRLGLSEWAGERISIQGLRLRGFGTEHEIPWPAGRFGTRGSAVPRRELDRALAEKAAEEGARLHAGWTARITGTSDVMGGVTPSEVTLSGPDGAEQQISARVVVGADGARSSVGRALGRRWHRDLPFAVAARSYMTADAHDRPWIGSDLELRDAAGAIQPGYGWVFPLGDGSVNLGVGALATSDRPANVNVRELLAAYVPKVREEWGLHGEPREVASAFLPMGGAVSGVAGPNWALTGDAAGLINPLNGEGIDYGLEAGRLLAGVVAEHLSSTDPLGAGALTKVWPQVLRKEFGPSFALARRLAALLTYPRFLPAVGPTGMGSETLMTAAVRCMGNVVTEDDADLVSALWRGFGRGHRLIDRVQGRPLFA; this is encoded by the coding sequence ATGGAGGGCGTGAGTGAGACAGCCGAGAACGCGCCCCGCCCGACCCCCGAGAACCACGCGCCACCCGCCGAGTGCGACGTGCTCATCGTCGGCGCCGGGCCCGCGGGTTCGGCGGCGGCCACGTGGCTCGCGCGGCGCGGCATCGACGTTGTCCTCGCCGACCGCGCGCCGCTCGGCCGGGACAAGACGTGCGGTGACGGGCTCACCCCCCGCGCGATGGCCGAGATGCGGCGCCTCGGGCTCTCCGAGTGGGCCGGCGAGCGGATCTCGATCCAGGGGCTGCGGCTACGCGGCTTCGGCACGGAGCACGAGATTCCGTGGCCCGCCGGGCGCTTCGGCACGCGTGGCTCCGCCGTGCCGCGGCGCGAGCTCGACCGCGCCCTCGCCGAGAAGGCTGCCGAAGAAGGTGCGCGGCTCCACGCGGGCTGGACCGCCCGGATTACCGGCACGTCCGACGTCATGGGCGGAGTTACCCCCTCCGAGGTGACGCTCTCCGGGCCGGACGGCGCCGAGCAGCAGATTTCGGCGCGCGTCGTCGTCGGCGCGGACGGGGCTCGCTCTTCGGTCGGCCGCGCGCTCGGCCGCCGCTGGCACAGGGACCTCCCCTTCGCGGTCGCCGCCCGGTCGTATATGACGGCGGACGCGCACGATCGCCCGTGGATCGGCTCCGACCTGGAGCTGCGCGATGCGGCCGGTGCCATCCAGCCCGGCTATGGCTGGGTGTTCCCGCTCGGCGATGGTTCGGTCAACCTCGGTGTCGGCGCGCTCGCGACGTCGGATCGGCCGGCGAACGTCAACGTCCGCGAACTGCTCGCGGCGTACGTGCCGAAGGTGCGCGAGGAGTGGGGCCTGCACGGTGAGCCGCGCGAAGTGGCCAGCGCGTTCCTGCCGATGGGCGGGGCGGTGTCCGGCGTGGCGGGGCCCAACTGGGCGCTCACCGGCGACGCTGCGGGGCTCATCAACCCGCTCAACGGCGAGGGTATCGACTACGGGCTCGAGGCGGGCCGCCTGCTCGCCGGGGTTGTCGCAGAGCATCTTTCCTCCACAGATCCGCTGGGCGCGGGCGCGCTGACCAAGGTGTGGCCGCAGGTGCTTCGGAAGGAGTTCGGCCCTTCCTTCGCGCTGGCGCGGCGGCTCGCGGCGCTGCTCACCTACCCGCGATTCCTGCCTGCGGTCGGGCCGACAGGAATGGGTTCGGAAACGTTGATGACGGCGGCGGTGCGGTGCATGGGCAACGTGGTGACCGAGGACGACGCGGACCTGGTCTCGGCGCTGTGGCGCGGTTTCGGCAGGGGCCACCGGCTCATCGACCGCGTGCAGGGGCGGCCGCTGTTCGCCTGA
- a CDS encoding MmcQ/YjbR family DNA-binding protein, which yields MTDDIARVRPIALDLPGSEEKSSHGCPAFYVQGKPFARIHEQPGVLLLWRPSILDREELIAAEPAKFFTTDHYARHASVLLRLSEVDEIELRELITESWELRAPKRLRESME from the coding sequence ATGACCGACGACATCGCACGAGTGCGGCCGATCGCGCTCGATCTTCCCGGCAGCGAAGAGAAATCCTCCCACGGATGTCCGGCGTTTTACGTGCAAGGAAAACCCTTTGCCCGAATCCACGAGCAACCCGGGGTGCTGCTGCTGTGGCGGCCGAGCATCCTCGATCGAGAGGAATTGATCGCGGCCGAGCCGGCGAAGTTCTTCACCACCGACCACTACGCCCGGCACGCGAGTGTGCTGCTCCGGCTTTCCGAGGTGGACGAGATCGAACTTCGAGAACTCATCACCGAGTCTTGGGAGCTCCGCGCTCCGAAGCGACTTCGCGAATCGATGGAGTGA
- a CDS encoding DUF1272 domain-containing protein, whose product MLAMKKSCELCGTSIVADGRAYICSYECTYCESCNARLDECPNCAGDLQPRPTRTTGVSEISARLPQIIRRRIGTRRPGR is encoded by the coding sequence ATGCTGGCTATGAAGAAGTCCTGCGAACTGTGCGGCACGTCGATCGTCGCCGACGGTCGCGCGTATATCTGCAGCTACGAGTGCACGTACTGCGAGAGCTGCAACGCGAGGCTCGACGAGTGCCCCAACTGCGCCGGGGACCTCCAGCCGCGGCCCACGAGAACAACCGGCGTTTCGGAGATCTCCGCGCGCCTGCCGCAAATAATTCGCCGGCGCATAGGGACTCGCCGTCCCGGCCGCTGA
- a CDS encoding demethylmenaquinone methyltransferase, translating into MSRANLDKQPGDVASMFDGVAARYDLTNTVMTAGLDKAWRARTRAELSPRPGERILDIAAGTSVSTEGLAKSGAFCVAADFSLGMLKNGAKRDVPKVAADAMALPFADLSFDAVTISFGLRNVADTKAGLADMARVTRPGGRLVVCEFSQPVFGPFRKVYIEYIMRALPAIATRVSSNPDAYSYLAESIREWPAQAELADIIEDSGWTACRVVNLTGGMVALHIAEKPSAPKKR; encoded by the coding sequence GTGTCACGCGCAAATCTAGACAAGCAGCCCGGCGATGTCGCCTCGATGTTCGACGGCGTCGCCGCCCGCTACGACCTCACCAATACGGTGATGACGGCCGGGCTCGACAAGGCCTGGCGGGCGCGCACCCGCGCGGAGCTCTCGCCGCGGCCGGGCGAGCGGATCCTCGATATCGCCGCCGGCACGTCGGTATCCACCGAGGGGTTGGCCAAGTCCGGCGCGTTCTGCGTCGCGGCGGATTTCTCGCTCGGCATGCTCAAAAACGGTGCGAAGCGCGATGTGCCGAAGGTCGCCGCGGATGCGATGGCGCTTCCGTTCGCCGATCTGTCCTTCGACGCGGTCACCATATCCTTCGGCCTGCGCAACGTCGCCGACACCAAGGCGGGCCTCGCCGACATGGCGAGGGTGACTCGCCCGGGCGGCCGCCTCGTGGTCTGCGAGTTCTCGCAGCCGGTGTTCGGCCCCTTCCGCAAGGTCTACATCGAATACATCATGCGCGCGCTCCCGGCGATCGCCACGCGCGTGTCCTCGAACCCCGACGCCTACAGTTACCTCGCCGAGTCCATCCGCGAATGGCCTGCCCAGGCGGAGCTCGCCGACATCATCGAGGACTCCGGGTGGACCGCGTGCCGCGTCGTCAATCTCACCGGCGGGATGGTCGCGCTGCACATCGCCGAGAAGCCCTCGGCCCCGAAGAAGCGCTAG
- the purU gene encoding formyltetrahydrofolate deformylase translates to MSTLRQSEFVVTLVCPDGPGIVHAVTGAVLSVDGNVTESQQFVNADNGHFYMRLQVQTDASADALREALDSVVTRHKADLSVDVAGRQCKTLILASKEEHCLGDLLFQRSSGNVPIDVPVVLANHPNPGPLSQFYGVDFEYRPIGGAEDRDAFERRVLELVDAYDIELVVLARYMQILSPELCKKLAGRCINIHHSFLPGFKGANPYRQAHARGVKQIGATAHFVTADLDEGPIIEQEVTRVDHTRSVDELRAIGQDTESRALRQAVTWFAQSRVLLDGQRKIIFP, encoded by the coding sequence ATGAGCACCCTCCGCCAGTCGGAATTCGTCGTGACCCTCGTGTGCCCGGACGGGCCGGGCATCGTCCACGCGGTCACGGGCGCTGTGCTCTCCGTCGACGGCAACGTCACCGAGAGCCAGCAGTTCGTCAACGCCGATAATGGCCACTTCTACATGCGCCTGCAGGTGCAGACCGACGCGAGCGCGGACGCGCTTCGGGAGGCGCTCGACTCCGTCGTCACACGGCATAAGGCGGATTTGTCCGTTGACGTCGCCGGCCGGCAATGCAAGACATTGATCCTCGCGTCGAAGGAGGAGCATTGCCTCGGCGACCTGCTGTTCCAGCGCAGCAGCGGCAATGTGCCCATCGATGTGCCGGTGGTGCTCGCGAACCATCCGAACCCGGGGCCGCTGTCGCAGTTCTACGGCGTCGATTTCGAATACCGGCCGATCGGCGGCGCAGAGGACAGGGACGCGTTCGAGCGGCGGGTGCTCGAGCTCGTCGACGCCTACGACATCGAGCTCGTCGTGCTCGCCCGGTACATGCAGATCCTCTCGCCTGAGCTGTGCAAGAAGCTCGCGGGGCGGTGCATCAACATCCACCACTCGTTCCTGCCCGGATTCAAGGGCGCGAACCCGTACCGGCAGGCGCACGCGCGCGGGGTCAAGCAGATCGGCGCGACCGCTCATTTCGTCACCGCCGATCTCGACGAGGGGCCGATCATTGAGCAGGAGGTCACGCGCGTCGACCACACGCGCTCGGTGGACGAGCTCCGCGCGATCGGGCAGGACACCGAATCGCGGGCGCTGCGTCAGGCGGTGACATGGTTCGCGCAGTCCCGGGTCCTGCTCGACGGGCAGCGGAAGATCATCTTCCCGTAG